The Desulfomicrobium escambiense DSM 10707 genome has a window encoding:
- a CDS encoding cysteine hydrolase family protein produces the protein MNEALLIIDMQNDFAVPGGTCEVPGAHATIPAIRRVLLRFRELGLPVFHVVREYRADGSDVEITRLAALKEKDMVVPGTPGVRIVPGLEPEAGEYRIVKPRFSAFMFTELDLILRRKGITHLAVTGTQLPFCLRATLFDGLCLGYRMTLITDASSSRTEEIHHANIRDIRDAGMDCVSVDEYLRGLAAGAQAPS, from the coding sequence ATGAACGAGGCCCTGCTCATCATCGACATGCAGAACGATTTCGCCGTGCCCGGGGGTACGTGCGAAGTGCCCGGGGCCCACGCCACCATCCCGGCCATCCGCAGGGTGCTCCTGCGCTTCCGGGAACTGGGGCTGCCCGTGTTCCACGTCGTGCGCGAATACCGCGCCGACGGTTCGGACGTCGAGATCACGCGCCTCGCCGCCCTGAAGGAAAAAGACATGGTCGTGCCCGGCACGCCGGGGGTGCGCATCGTCCCGGGCCTGGAGCCCGAGGCCGGCGAATACCGCATCGTCAAGCCGCGCTTCAGCGCCTTCATGTTCACGGAGCTGGACCTGATCCTGCGGCGCAAGGGAATCACGCACCTCGCGGTGACGGGCACCCAGCTGCCCTTCTGCCTGCGCGCCACCCTCTTCGACGGCCTCTGCCTAGGCTACCGCATGACCCTGATCACGGACGCCTCCTCCTCGCGCACCGAGGAGATCCACCACGCCAACATCCGCGACATCCGCGACGCGGGCATGGACTGCGTCAGCGTGGACGAATACCTGCGCGGCCTGGCCGCCGGGGCCCAGGCACCGTCCTAG
- the smpB gene encoding SsrA-binding protein SmpB produces the protein MCAKPTGIKVIATNRKARHYYELLDFIEAGIMLTGSEVKSLRDGKVNFMDGYVRISGGEAWLSGVHISTYANAGYAQHEPDRERKLLMHRHEIASLKSRMEQKGLTLVPTKLYFKDGKIKIELALAKGKKVHDRREDLKQKAVDRDTERELNRF, from the coding sequence ATGTGCGCCAAACCGACGGGCATCAAGGTCATCGCGACCAACCGCAAGGCCCGACATTATTACGAACTGCTGGACTTCATCGAGGCCGGCATCATGCTGACCGGCTCCGAGGTCAAGTCCCTGCGCGACGGCAAGGTCAACTTCATGGACGGGTACGTGCGCATTTCAGGCGGCGAGGCCTGGCTCTCGGGCGTGCACATCTCGACCTACGCCAACGCGGGCTACGCCCAGCACGAGCCTGACCGCGAGCGCAAGCTCCTCATGCACCGCCACGAGATCGCCTCCCTCAAGTCCAGGATGGAGCAGAAAGGTCTGACCCTGGTGCCGACCAAGCTCTATTTCAAGGACGGCAAGATCAAGATCGAGCTGGCCCTGGCCAAGGGCAAGAAGGTCCACGACCGGCGCGAGGACCTCAAGCAGAAGGCCGTGGACCGCGACACGGAGCGTGAACTGAACCGGTTCTGA
- the ptsP gene encoding phosphoenolpyruvate--protein phosphotransferase: MPSRTLYGIPVSAGIAIGKAYCLNRNHFSGMARQTLGQEDVPREMERLGRAFEAALQDLERILSLVPEDLKEHAAIIESHLMMLRDHKFRKRALDHIENTRINAEWALERAVGDLQEVFAAIADEYLRQRMQDVRLVAERVLGKLVGGEGGLNAITHRAILLAHDLSPADTIELDVNKIMAFATAQGGKTSHAGILARSLQIPAVVGVEGLGDDLAEGNIIILDGFHGRIILEPDEDELARYTDLQTQFESYQATIMRSCQLPAETIDGYRMQVLANIELFEEVVAVNDNGGEGIGLYRSEYSYMSHGGMPTEDELTEIYMDMASLVAPKKLVIRTLDVGADKLMRMQVPSEPNPALGLRAIRYCLKHRDVFRTQLRAILKASVLGNVSIMFPMISGLQELVEVKKFYREVQREMHAEGICFREDMPMGIMIEVPSAVITADFLAREVDFFSIGTNDLIQYSLGIDRTNKDVSYLYQPLHPAIVRSIKWVVDSAHRAGIEVCLCGELAADPFCIPVLMGMQVDSISLGPHAIPGIKRIVRQASMEECSALLKQVMTSQSVARNNKLVREMIFRRFPEELMFYSSLVDE, translated from the coding sequence ATGCCTTCCCGCACCCTCTACGGCATTCCGGTTTCCGCAGGCATCGCCATCGGCAAGGCCTATTGCCTGAACAGGAACCATTTTTCCGGCATGGCCCGCCAGACCTTGGGCCAGGAGGACGTGCCGCGCGAAATGGAGCGCCTGGGCCGCGCCTTCGAAGCCGCCCTGCAGGACCTGGAACGGATCTTAAGCCTCGTGCCCGAGGACCTGAAGGAGCACGCGGCCATCATCGAGTCGCACCTCATGATGCTGCGCGACCACAAGTTCCGCAAGCGCGCCTTGGATCATATCGAGAACACCAGGATCAACGCCGAGTGGGCCCTGGAGCGCGCCGTGGGGGACCTGCAGGAGGTCTTCGCCGCCATCGCCGACGAGTACCTGCGCCAGCGCATGCAGGACGTGCGCCTCGTGGCCGAAAGGGTGCTCGGCAAGCTGGTCGGCGGTGAGGGGGGGCTGAACGCCATCACCCACCGCGCCATCCTCCTGGCTCACGACCTGTCCCCGGCCGACACCATCGAGCTGGACGTGAACAAGATCATGGCCTTCGCCACGGCCCAGGGCGGCAAGACCTCCCACGCCGGCATCCTGGCCAGGTCCCTGCAGATTCCGGCCGTGGTCGGCGTGGAGGGCCTCGGGGACGACCTGGCCGAGGGCAACATCATTATCCTCGACGGCTTCCACGGGCGCATCATCCTGGAGCCCGACGAGGACGAGCTGGCCCGCTACACGGACCTGCAGACCCAGTTCGAGAGCTACCAGGCCACCATCATGCGCTCCTGCCAGCTGCCCGCCGAAACCATCGACGGGTACCGCATGCAGGTGCTGGCCAACATCGAGCTTTTCGAGGAGGTCGTGGCGGTCAACGACAACGGCGGCGAGGGCATCGGCCTGTACCGGTCGGAATACAGCTACATGAGCCACGGTGGCATGCCCACCGAGGACGAGCTGACCGAGATCTACATGGACATGGCTTCCCTGGTCGCGCCCAAGAAGCTGGTCATCCGCACCCTGGACGTCGGGGCCGACAAGCTCATGCGCATGCAGGTCCCGAGCGAGCCCAACCCCGCCCTGGGGCTGCGGGCCATCCGCTACTGCCTCAAGCACCGCGACGTGTTCCGCACGCAGCTTCGCGCCATCCTCAAGGCCAGCGTGCTCGGCAACGTGTCCATCATGTTTCCCATGATCTCGGGCCTGCAGGAGCTCGTCGAGGTCAAGAAGTTCTACCGCGAGGTGCAGCGCGAGATGCACGCCGAGGGCATCTGCTTCCGCGAGGACATGCCCATGGGCATCATGATCGAGGTCCCCAGCGCCGTCATCACCGCGGATTTCCTGGCCCGCGAGGTCGATTTCTTCAGCATCGGCACCAACGACCTGATCCAGTACTCCCTGGGCATCGACCGCACCAACAAGGACGTGTCCTACCTGTACCAGCCCCTGCACCCGGCCATCGTGCGCTCCATCAAGTGGGTCGTGGACTCGGCCCACCGGGCCGGCATCGAGGTCTGCCTGTGCGGCGAGCTGGCCGCGGATCCCTTCTGCATCCCCGTGCTCATGGGCATGCAGGTCGATTCCATCAGCCTGGGGCCCCACGCCATTCCGGGCATCAAGCGCATAGTGCGTCAGGCCTCCATGGAGGAGTGCAGCGCCCTCTTGAAACAGGTCATGACCAGCCAGTCCGTGGCCCGCAACAACAAGCTCGTCCGGGAAATGATCTTTCGACGCTTCCCCGAGGAGCTCATGTTCTACTCCTCCCTGGTGGACGAGTAG
- a CDS encoding HPr family phosphocarrier protein, whose translation MDDVQERTIRVGNSLGLHARPAGKISQEAQRYAASISVHSGGMEADAKSILDLLSLAAPQGTELRLRAQGPDAVEAISSLTRMFEDMFGEDR comes from the coding sequence ATGGACGACGTGCAGGAAAGAACCATCCGGGTCGGCAACAGCCTCGGCCTCCACGCCCGGCCCGCCGGAAAGATATCGCAGGAGGCCCAGCGCTATGCGGCCAGCATCAGCGTGCACTCCGGCGGCATGGAGGCCGACGCGAAATCCATCCTGGACCTCCTGTCCCTGGCCGCCCCGCAGGGCACGGAGCTCCGGCTGCGCGCCCAGGGACCCGACGCGGTCGAGGCCATTTCGAGCCTGACCAGGATGTTCGAAGACATGTTTGGAGAGGATCGCTGA
- a CDS encoding PTS system mannose/fructose/sorbose family transporter subunit IID, which translates to MDTRILLQVFLRTYMVGATFNTRGMQNVGLAFIMEPGLRALYGADPAALKRARGRYLKHYNTHPYWTPLLAGIFLAMERKIAAGLLPADILPKLRTTTVYTLSALGDSFFGGSFLVMWSLVGVNLAAADRIWLLACWVLLCLAALQFFKMFTFGRGYAQGLAFLQRLKSWGLIDWGRRLKLVNGVLLALFVLQVAPRGGLWTLAWAGCAVLLAACGMFRSRDRDLILAALVLGGLAVPWERVLPLVSM; encoded by the coding sequence TTGGATACGCGCATCTTGCTGCAGGTTTTTCTGCGCACCTACATGGTCGGAGCCACGTTCAACACCCGCGGGATGCAGAACGTGGGTCTGGCCTTCATCATGGAGCCAGGTCTGCGCGCCCTTTACGGAGCCGACCCGGCAGCCCTGAAGCGCGCCCGCGGCCGGTACCTGAAGCACTACAACACCCACCCCTACTGGACGCCGCTGCTGGCCGGGATATTCCTGGCCATGGAGCGCAAGATCGCGGCGGGCCTGCTTCCCGCCGACATCCTGCCCAAGCTGCGCACGACCACGGTCTACACCCTCTCGGCCCTGGGCGACTCCTTTTTCGGAGGCAGCTTCCTGGTCATGTGGTCCCTGGTCGGGGTCAACCTCGCGGCTGCGGACCGCATCTGGCTCCTGGCCTGCTGGGTGCTCCTCTGTCTGGCGGCCCTGCAGTTTTTCAAGATGTTCACTTTCGGCCGCGGCTACGCCCAGGGGCTGGCCTTTCTCCAGCGCCTCAAGTCCTGGGGGCTCATCGACTGGGGCCGGCGCCTCAAGCTGGTCAACGGTGTTCTGCTGGCCCTGTTCGTGCTGCAGGTCGCGCCGCGGGGCGGACTCTGGACCCTGGCCTGGGCAGGCTGCGCGGTTCTGCTGGCCGCGTGCGGCATGTTCCGGTCCAGGGACCGCGACCTGATCCTGGCGGCGTTGGTGCTGGGCGGTTTGGCTGTTCCCTGGGAGAGGGTTCTCCCCCTTGTATCCATGTAG
- the rsmI gene encoding 16S rRNA (cytidine(1402)-2'-O)-methyltransferase, whose product MYGTVWIVATPLGNLGDFSPRGRQTLEAADVILAEDTRRAGHLLQLAGIGGKRLLSLHEHNEDSRIAEVLELLGQGLQVAVVSDAGTPLIADPGYRLVAACRRSGVSVVPVPGPCAPITALMASGLPPYPFVFLGFLPRKAGEVRALFGAYAHVPATLVFFERKNRVLPTLALAFEVLGEREFCLARELTKKHEQFINGRLGQAPDMDGELLGEVTVVVGPPEAGAATGEAEVLGLAKAMIVEGMRPKDAARAVRERTRGWTAKRIYELILEQDAE is encoded by the coding sequence ATGTACGGGACGGTCTGGATCGTGGCCACGCCCCTTGGCAACCTTGGTGATTTTTCGCCCCGGGGGCGGCAGACCCTCGAAGCAGCCGACGTCATCCTGGCCGAGGACACCCGCCGCGCCGGCCACCTCCTGCAGTTGGCGGGCATCGGCGGCAAGCGCCTCCTGAGCCTGCACGAACACAACGAGGATAGCCGCATCGCCGAGGTCCTGGAACTGCTCGGCCAGGGGCTGCAGGTGGCCGTGGTCTCCGACGCCGGCACCCCCCTCATCGCCGACCCCGGCTACCGACTCGTGGCGGCCTGCCGCAGGTCCGGCGTTTCCGTCGTGCCCGTGCCCGGCCCCTGCGCGCCCATCACCGCCCTCATGGCCAGCGGCCTGCCCCCGTACCCCTTCGTCTTCCTGGGTTTTTTGCCCCGCAAGGCCGGCGAGGTGCGGGCCCTGTTCGGCGCGTACGCCCACGTGCCGGCCACCCTGGTCTTCTTCGAGCGCAAGAACCGCGTCCTGCCGACGCTCGCGCTGGCCTTCGAGGTCCTCGGAGAGAGGGAATTCTGTCTGGCCCGGGAATTGACCAAGAAACATGAGCAGTTTATCAACGGAAGGCTTGGTCAGGCCCCCGACATGGACGGCGAGCTTCTGGGCGAGGTGACCGTGGTCGTGGGCCCTCCCGAGGCGGGAGCCGCCACGGGTGAAGCGGAAGTGCTCGGCCTGGCCAAGGCCATGATCGTCGAGGGCATGCGCCCCAAGGACGCCGCCCGGGCCGTGCGGGAACGGACCAGAGGCTGGACCGCCAAGCGGATTTACGAGCTGATTCTCGAACAGGACGCGGAGTAG
- a CDS encoding YraN family protein has translation MAARHLITGLAGEDLAAAYLQEKGLRVVERNVRCVGGELDLVCEDRGTLVFVEVKTRSGHVRGEPGEAVGPAKRKRLIRAASQYLSRKKAWSRPCRFDLVAVLFLDGETLVEHWEDIIDVRDGLDRGHAPWQPW, from the coding sequence GTGGCTGCCCGGCATCTGATCACGGGTCTGGCCGGGGAGGACCTGGCCGCCGCGTACCTGCAGGAGAAAGGCCTGCGGGTCGTCGAGCGCAATGTCCGCTGCGTCGGCGGGGAACTCGACCTGGTCTGCGAGGACCGTGGCACCCTCGTCTTCGTCGAGGTCAAGACCCGCTCGGGTCACGTGCGCGGCGAGCCGGGCGAGGCCGTTGGGCCGGCCAAGAGAAAGCGCCTGATCCGGGCCGCGTCGCAGTACCTGAGCCGCAAGAAGGCCTGGAGCCGGCCCTGCCGCTTCGACCTGGTGGCAGTGCTTTTCCTGGACGGGGAGACCCTCGTCGAACACTGGGAGGATATCATCGATGTACGGGACGGTCTGGATCGTGGCCACGCCCCTTGGCAACCTTGGTGA